The following are encoded together in the Rana temporaria chromosome 12, aRanTem1.1, whole genome shotgun sequence genome:
- the NR1D1 gene encoding nuclear receptor subfamily 1 group D member 1 encodes MTSMDCSNNTGGVISYVGSSGSSPSRTSPVSLYSECSTGSPQGGATHYPSYLPPSPTNSYSASPSSSAGETSPRSTYGLASSPGGLHVALDDGSRVSPSKTSSNITKLNGMVLLCKVCGDVASGFHYGVHACEGCKGFFRRSIQQNIQYKKCLKNETCSIVRINRNRCQQCRFRKCLSVGMSRDAVRFGRIPKREKQRMLAEMHSAMSHITGGHFGRRSPVPLQPQQIRPSSPLHVAPASCPSPSSIPEVYPHYPQQLTPPRSPSPDHVDDVIGQVTQAHRQIFVYAHEKISRNIASWEQQHNNPPPPCWAQDSGDSRGGRSLHLACPMNALPRGSPLRSVQEVWEEFSLSFTPAVREVVEFARHIPGFQNLTQQDQVTLLKAGTFEVLMVRFATLFDVRERSLRFLSGATYSLPELQAMGMGELLSSMFDFSEKLASLNLSQEELGIFTALVLVSADRSGMENASLVEQLQETLIRALRSLILKNTPNDTSRFTKLLLRLPDLRTLNSMHSEKLLSFRVDTH; translated from the exons ATGACAAGTATGGACTGCAGTAATAACACAG GGGGCGTCATAAGCTATGTTGGTTCCAGTGGTTCCTCCCCCAGTCGGACCAGCCCCGTGTCTCTGTACAGTGAATGTTCAACAGGGAGCCCTCAGGGTGGCGCCACACACTATCCATCATACTTGCCACCCTCTCCAACCAACTCTTACAGTGCCAGTCcctccagctcagcgggagagacCTCTCCACGATCAACCTATGGCCTGGCTTCCTCTCCTGGAGGACTTCATGTTGCTCTAGATGATGGCAGCAGAGTTTCACCAAGCAAAACTTCCAGCAACATTACAA AGCTGAATGGAATGGTCTTGTTGTGTAAAGTCTGCGGTGATGTAGCCTCTGGATTTCACTATGGTGTACATGCCTGCGAAGGCTGCAAG GGATTTTTCCGTCGCAGCATTCAGCAGAACATTCAGTACAAGAAATGTCTGAAGAATGAGACCTGCTCCATTGTGCGCATTAATAGGAACCGCTGTCAGCAGTGCCGATTCCGCAAGTGTCTCTCAGTGGGCATGTCTAGAGATG cTGTGCGATTTGGTCGCATTCCAAAGAGGGAGAAGCAGCGAATGTTGGCTGAAATGCACAGTGCAATGAGCCACATCACTGGAGGACATTTTGGCCGAAGGAGCCCTGTCCCTCTTCAACCCCAGCAGATTCGGCCTTCCTCTCCCCTCCATGTGGCACCGGCCTCCTGTCCTTCACCATCTTCCATCCCAGAAGTTTACCCCCACTACCCGCAGCAACTGACACCACCTCGATCCCCCAGCCCAGACCAtgttgatgatgtcattggtcagGTCACCCAAGCTCATCGACAGatttttgtgtatgcccatgAAAAAATCAGCAGAAACATTGCATCTTGGGAGCAGCAGCATAACAACCCACCCCCTCCATGTTGGGCACAGGACAGTGGAGATTCCAGAGGCGGACGCAGCCTGCATCTG GCATGTCCAATGAACGCTCTGCCCCGTGGGAGTCCTCTCCGCTCTGTGCAGGAAGTTTGGGAAGAGTTCTCACTTAGCTTTACCCCAGCTGTACGAGAGGTAGTGGAATTTGCACGTCACATTCCCGGGTTCCAGAACTTGACACAACAAGACCAGGTCACCTTGCTGAAAGCTGGCACATTTGAG GTCCTCATGGTGCGGTTTGCTACCCTGTTTGATGTGCGGGAGCGTTCTCTGAGGTTCCTGAGTGGAGCAACATACTCTCTACCAGAACTTCAAGCCATGGGCATGGGAGAGCTTCTCAGCTCAATGTTTGACTTCAGTGAAAAGCTTGCATCTCTCAACCTAAGTCAGGAGGAGTTGGGCATCTTCACTGCACTTGTACTGGTATCTGCAG ATCGCTCCGGAATGGAAAACGCTTCATTAGTAGAGCAGCTGCAAGAGACTTTGATACGCGCCCTCCGTTCCCTCATCCTGAAAAACACTCCAAACGACACTTCCCGGTTTACCAAACTGCTGCTGCGACTGCCGGACTTGCGAACCCTAAACAGCATGCACtctgaaaaactgctgtcattccgTGTGGACACGCACTGA